aatgcggctccagtctatttccatcttttgaagagtttcctcatagatgaggtttaatccgctgccgccgtccatgagtaccttggtgagtcgaaagtcatccacgattggactgaggaccagtgcggctggtgctcgggctgttcggaatttgggttcgtcactggcattgaaggtaatagccgtgtcactccaaggatttatttttGCTAtctggcagatttcggccatgctgcggagtgttcgcttgcgtctattattggatgcaaaggtctcaaagaccgttgaCACCGTATTGTTGTCCGCGGGATGGTTctctgtggtttttgggaggagtagatcctcaccacttttggccacctgccggagtatccaacatgctctaaggctgtgcgttggtattgaatccgttgtactatgaattttgcagggtccgttgagccatccctccagtacggttccttgccccgtaaagggcttttgctttttggtagttaacccaggtgtattgtgataatgcacccttttatttcagactgggtttgtattcggggccggattatcccaaaattttatttcagttttccaggcgcttttcatcgcacagtactttcgtactatggacaccaagtcggcaaagcgtgtaattttgcggtgacttatggcattgaggattcccttgtccgtgcaattattgcaaaagaatgaaattgcgtcttcctcgcggcagtcctttatcctgttcatgactagGAGTTATctagcccagtaatggtgtactgtttcttcgagCTCTTGCCTAATGTaggatagatcgcgtatgtttgggtgggtgggtggaattgaatccgaatcctcatcCGATCTGAAGGGGCCAAGGAGTTTTCaaactcgaaagtttggattcttggatgttttctgataaatctagcccgctgcctgattctaggttcaagccttgagtgacgtcctcccctctgcgggtatccggcttggagggatcggaaatccggacatagctagtccttaagatagatgaagggttgccgcattgttcctccaccactgcaacgtgatggatgacctggggagagttaatctctctcagatcgggtttaggcccaatctgatcgtagtctgtagcgactgccaggacggcgatgcgatccaagagctcgttcagggaagagagctccattggatctaactgctcggcgagttccgagttgatgtgaagattgctttcgatgacccgagaagtcatcgtcggcgcagcgacCGAACAGGCGGtcgtaagaaaaccacctagccggagagtttggccgatagccaaagctccctcaacgatagtgccatctttaaagacgagatgagacatccttcctggtggcgacatCACaccgaactctcaatgaaagcatcaatgtcggtgtcaaaaccggcggatctcgggtaggggtcccgaactgtgcgtctaggccggatggtaacaggaggcaggggacacgaagttttacccaggttcgggccctcttgatggaggtaaaaccctacatcctgcttgattaatattgatgatatgtgtagtacaagagtagatctaccacgagatcagagaggctaaaccctagaagctagcctatggtatgattgtatgttgtgattgttgtcctatggactaaaaccctccggtttatatagacaccggagagcgttagggttacacaaggtcggttacaaaggaggagatatccatatctgtattgcctagcttgccttccacgccaagtagagttccatccggacacgagacgaagtcttcaatcttgtatcttcatagtctaacagtccggccaatgaagatagtccggctgtccggagaccccctaatccaggactccctcaacgccgataacgcccatacgtgtgggcgttaaggggtATGCCCACACATTTTTTGTGGTGTCTAAGGGAATTAGCCCACACGCCTACGTGTGCGCAAAACAAGTAATGCTCACACGCCTCTTTTTTCCCTCTCGGTCCCTCTTACACGCCTGTGTGTGGGCAAAATAGATAATGCCTACACGCCCGTACGTCAGGCCTCCTACCtcatggtcccgcacgccccgcgtgacaggCAGCACgcgccccgcagttgccatggtccggaccctcttccatgaactgcagttgccatgtcgctgaactacagttgccatgtcagacaactacagttgccatggttgctcaactgcagttgccatctcaggtcaagtgtcagatgccatttttggacaactgcagttgttgccatgtattgtctggtttactatagttggcatgatttgaaaacttggttgccacctactaacactaggcagttgccatgtatggtatgctttactacagttgccatgatttgaaaattttatgagttgccacctactaacaatAGGCAGTTGCTGTGTAGCGCTACAAAAAAACATGGCAAAATAACATGTTCGGTTAAAGAGAGAGTTATCATCTGCTTACAaacacactagggcagttgccatgtaccctgcaaaacacatggcaactgacatatTCGGgtaaaaagagagagttgccatctacttacaagcacactaggacagttgccatgtaccctgcaaagcacatggcaactggcagctttgCGTGTGGGAGAGGGGACagacgtgtgggcgaactgctaaacgcccacacaccagcccctgtgCGTGAGTGAAAATtgacgtgtgggcgaactgctaaatgCCCACACACCGGTTCCTTCGTGTGGTGAAAGCGAACGTGTGGTCGACCgaatgaatgcccacacaccagcctagtcctacgtggcaccacaaacatgccaagattcatgcAAACACAAACAGACATGGATCCACGCGTGTGGGTGAGATGCAAACGCTTATGCGTGTGGGCATTAGTTTTTCCGTTATTTTAAGATCGAACGCATCGCACTTGAGCGGCATGTCACGATCCTCGGCGTATGTATCCCATGGATCCACGATGGAACTCCGTGCACGTGCGCGTTAGGTCAGAAGAGAACTTGAGCGTGAGCGGTTGCCATGGATCCACGATGGAGCTATGTACGGATGCATGTCCCTGCTAATTATATCGGCGGCGTTGTGTTGTGTGTGGCGGCAACAGGGTCTACGACGACGAACGAGACGATGTGAGGTGCCAGCTCTGGCCTTGGTTGGGGTGTCCGTCGGGGGAGACGACCGATGTGGAGTTGACCTTTGCTCATGAAATGGAATTGACGTGTGGCCAGCCGCACCGGCAGCGATATGTAACCATGCATGGGATGGATGCCCATGACCACAGCGCAAGAAAAGGAAATTAAGCTGTTTCATGTCGGGCCTTGCCTTTCCAGTTTGTCCCAAGAAAACAAAATCAATGCTCACAAGTGCTACTTGAAGCATTTTGAAGCACTGGTTTATTTTTTTTACCACGTATTTCACGAATGTGGCCTAATGTTGAAAATTTACAAACACTTGAAATATTTGTTAAAATTtaccaaaaaaattcagaattttttattttttctaattttttaatttactgttcattgaagctcatttgagctcgagctCAGAATGGTACTTTCGACAATGTCCGAAGTACTTCCAAAAAATGGAGATCAACTGCTAATCTACTATGGTCCGAAGGAGACACTGCATAGCATGGGGTAGTAGACGTATAATTTCACCACGTGGAAGCAAGACTGCAATTCTTTTTCGGGCGACCATCAGATCTAGTTTAGCAATTCTTGTTTCAAAAAGAAAAAGATCTAGTTTAGCAATTTACTAATTTTCTCTAAGAAAAGCTTTGTTGATCTTTGTTGATCATTCATGCACGCACAGGCACAACACTCCGAAATGAAAAAAGTGGAGCCAACAGCTCCTTAATTCGAGAAAAAGGAACGGGCCCAACTGTCATTATTACCCGGTATGTTCAAAGCATTGGCGCACGTACTCCATGTGTTTCCTCTTCCCCCGTACGCCCATCATGCTCCATGTGCCCCAACTCCATGGGAGTATATAGACAGAGGCAGCCTGCTTGACTCTCCCCACACCAAGCTTACATCGATCGTCTCCTTGACTCGTGAGTCGTGACTCGTGACTCGTGAGCAACTCATCCAAGAGAGAGCAATGGATGATGCCGTGGAGCTATCATGGGGGGCGCGGTGCTTGGGGCTGGCCTTCTTCAGCCTGTCCATCTTCTCGGTGGCGCTCGGCGCGGTGCTCCTGCTCGTCCGCCGGTGGCCCAACCCCTGGTGCGGCTGTCACGTGTGCCGGGCTTACCTCACGGGGTCGTGGGCCAAGGAGTTCACCAACCTCGCTGACTGGTACGCGCACCTGCTGCGCGAGTCGCCGACGGGCACCGTCCAGGTCCACGTCCTCGGCTGCACCGTCACCGCCAACCCGGCCAACGTCGAGTACATGCTCAAGACCCGCTTCGACAACTTCCCCAAGGGCAGGCGCTTCGCCGCGCTCCTCGGCGATCTCCTCGGCGGTGGCATCTTCAACGTCGACGGCGACGCCTGGCGCCACCAGCGCAAGATGGCcagcctcgagctcggcagcgtcACCGTGCGCTCCTACGCCTACAAGATCGTCGCCCAGGAGGTGGAGACGCGCCTCCTGCCGGTCCTGGCTGACGCCGCCGACAAGGGCAAGGTTGTCGACCTCCAGGACGTGTTCCGGCGGTTCGCCTTCGACACCGTCTGCAAGATCTCCTTCGGGCTGGACCCGGGCTGCCTCGACCTCGACATGCCCATGTCGGACCTAGCCAACGCGTTCGACGCCGCCTCGCGGTTCTGCGCCATGCGGGGCGCCGCGGCCTCGCCGTTGGTGTGGAAGATGAAGCGGATGCTCAACATTGGGTCCGAGAGGGAGCTTAAGAAGGCCATCAAGCTCGTCGACGACCTCGCGTCGGCCATGATTCTGCAGCGGCGGAGTCTGGGTTTTGACAACAGCCACGACCTCCTGTCCCGCTTCATGGCCTCGGACGTCGCCATGGACGACAAGTATCTCCGCGACATCGTCGTCAGCTTCCTTCTCGCCGGGCGGGATACGGTCGCCTCCGCGCTTACCACGCTCTTCATCCACCTGCACAAGAACCCTGAAGTCGCGGCTGCCATTCGCGcggaggccggcggcgagaagccGTCCACCTATGAGCATCTGATGAGCCTGCATTATACCCACGCAGTGCTGTTCGAGAACATGCGGTTGTTCCCGCCGGTGCAGTTCGACTCCAAGTTCTGCGCcgccgccgacgtgctcccggacgGCACCTACGTGGACGGCGAGTCACGCGTGATGTACCACCCGTACGCCATGGGACGCATGCCGAGCATCTGGGGAGCCGACTACGAGAAGTTCCGCCCCGACCGGTGGCTCACCGGACCCGGCGGTTCGTTCGCGCTGGTGAACCTGTACAAGTACCCGGTGTTCCAGGCCGGCCTCCGCGTGTGCCTCGGCAAGGAGCTCGCCATAACTGAGATGAAGGCGGTCGGCGTGGCCGTGGTGAAGGCGTTCGACGTGGACGTGGTCGGAGAGAACGGCCGTAGGGGCTGGGCGCCGACGTTTGTGCCGGGGCTCACGGCGTCCATCAGCGGCGGGCTCCCAGTGAGGATCAAGCGCGCTTCGATGCAGACCGCAGAGTAGTTTTTAGCGTGCGTGCATTAATTGATGCTTGATTCACAGTTTTTTTTGAAAGTACGCTTaggcgtaccatagctttatagaaggcagaaaTGAAATTACAAGAAGCTACCACTCGTTACGAACAACGAGCGTAGCACACACCACACCACTCACGACCAAGATTACAAGCGGACAACACCGCAAAGCAAGCTACAACACAGAAGAGCCTATCCTCAGCTGACACACACACCGCATCTCGACCGACGCCGGACACCTCCGAAGACCACCACTTTCCATAGAACATCGCTTGTCGACGCACCATCCACTCTGAGCGCCTAAGAGGAAATGGCAAGTGGAAGGCGGGACTTGCTCCGATCTAAGAGAAGCACCTTCTTGAAGACACCAGCGATGAGCGTACATAGCGCCGCAAAGAATCAACAGAGGACAGCGGTGAACACCGAAGGAGAGCAATAAGAACCCGACCATGTCTCCACACACAAAGCTCCCAACAGAGATACAACGTCGAGGACGCCGCGAATGTGTCGATCCAACATCGAATCgaggctttcgcccggagacatCCACCAACTCCAAGTGAGCGAGGGGCATGGCGCACACACCtcggcgacgccttcaagaaggaaatgaCACCCACAGGTGCCATCGCCACCGGCCCGGCATAAGCCAAGCAGGATTTTCATCCGCGGAAACGCACATCACCACGCCTCCTGGAAATGGGCTACACCTTCCAATTTGCCTCGCACAGCCGCCACCGCAACTCTAAGTCGAAGTAGCCGCAAAGCTGAGGACCGACGACCCGCTGCATGACCAAGAAGAACCCggccaccgcaccaactcccagCCTGAACAAGAGACTGCAGCCACCCCCACCTCCGGCAGGGTCCATGACCGTCCGCAACTGCCTACACCCACTCCAAAGGCTGGCCTTGCGACGGACGGACCCGCTCCTCCACGAAGAACCAAGCCGCGCCACCGAGAGAGCCCCGCCACtcacctgtaacgccctcgatgcggctatatctcccatgtgtcgaagcacgacttagaggcattaccacattgaaagcaatgtcgcaagtgaggtaatcttcacacaacccatgtaatacaataggggaaaaagatacatagttggcttacaatcgccacttcacacaatacatgaataaagcattatatcatccaaatacaatcaaggtccgactacggaaccaaaataaaagaagaaccccaaatgtgacaaggtccccgatcgacccgactgggctccactactgaccaactggaaaacggaacaacataaagaacatgatcttcatagagctcctccttgagcttggttgcgtcttcTGCACAATTCaacggcacctacaagctggttttggaagtatctgtgagtcacgggggactcagcaatctcgcaccctcgcgatcaagactatttaagcttatgggtaaggtaaaagtatgaggtggagctgcagcaagcgactagcatatatggtggttaaacatacgcaaatgagagcgagaagagaaggcaaagcacgatcgagaaactatgatcaagaagtgatcctagaacaacctacgtcaaacattactccaacaccgtgttcacttcccggactccgccggaaagagaccatcatggtaacacacgcgattgatgtattttaattaaggtcaacttcaggttttctacaaccggatgttaacaaattcccatctgtacataaccgcgggcacggctttcgaaagttcaaaaccctgcaggggtgtcccaacttagcccatgacaagctctcacggtcaacgaaggatattccttttagcgggaagacccgatcagactcggaatcccagttacaagacattttgacaatggtaaaacaagaccagcaagaccacccgctgtgccgacaaatcccgataggagctgcacatatctcgttctcagggcacaccggataagctaagcgtacaggagctgacgtaacccaagttgccaagggaaggccctgcacggtgctctagtttggaccaacactcagaggagcactggcccgggggtttaaataaagatgacccttgagtctgcagaacccaagggaaagaaaaggctaggaggcgaatggtaaaaccaatgttgggccttgctggaggtgttttattcaaggcgaactgtcaaggggttcccattattaccaaaccgcgtaaggaacgcaaaatccgggaacataacaccgatatgagggaaactagggcggcaagagtggaacaaaacaccaggcataagcccgagccttccaccctttaccaagtatataaatgcattaattaaataagatatattgtgataacccaacaagtaaacatgttccaacaaggaacaacatctccatgttccaacatggaacaaacttcaatcttcacctgcaactaacaacgctataaaaggggctgagcaaagcggtaacatagccaaacaacggtttgctagaacaaggtgggttagaggcttggttcaacaatatgggaggcatgataagcaagtggtaagtatcgcaacataggcatagcaaaagagcgagcaagtagcaagcaaagatagaagtgatttcgagggtatgatcatcttgcctgaaatcccgcaaggaagaagaacgagtccatgaaggagacaaacgAACGAAGGCGAAcgagtcctcacaaacgcgacattaccggaaccaacccgaagaagcacacaccggaaagaagcacacaacatagtaaacaaccaacacatgaataTGGCACGGTGcggaaacaagtatgatgcatgtccggtttaatgaggcatggcgtggcaaagtgcacaaacaatcctacaaattaagtggagctcattatgcaactccgttgcatattgacgaaaccccacatgacttatttagtttgatcttgtttatgtacccaacaataataaatgttgttaaacatggcaagagggtgaagcaaatgaaaactacctatctaggcaagccTAAATGAGGCCGAagacaacgaacaacaattccgaaaaatcctcatatgcatatattaggtttggtactgttcttccctaaaccaaattttatagttgttaaacatgcaagttgatgccaccatgttaaactaggcaaaattccaccccgtttgcatataaagtttattagaaaccgagctacggttatttagttatga
The window above is part of the Triticum aestivum cultivar Chinese Spring chromosome 2A, IWGSC CS RefSeq v2.1, whole genome shotgun sequence genome. Proteins encoded here:
- the LOC123186455 gene encoding cytochrome P450 94C1-like, whose translation is MDDAVELSWGARCLGLAFFSLSIFSVALGAVLLLVRRWPNPWCGCHVCRAYLTGSWAKEFTNLADWYAHLLRESPTGTVQVHVLGCTVTANPANVEYMLKTRFDNFPKGRRFAALLGDLLGGGIFNVDGDAWRHQRKMASLELGSVTVRSYAYKIVAQEVETRLLPVLADAADKGKVVDLQDVFRRFAFDTVCKISFGLDPGCLDLDMPMSDLANAFDAASRFCAMRGAAASPLVWKMKRMLNIGSERELKKAIKLVDDLASAMILQRRSLGFDNSHDLLSRFMASDVAMDDKYLRDIVVSFLLAGRDTVASALTTLFIHLHKNPEVAAAIRAEAGGEKPSTYEHLMSLHYTHAVLFENMRLFPPVQFDSKFCAAADVLPDGTYVDGESRVMYHPYAMGRMPSIWGADYEKFRPDRWLTGPGGSFALVNLYKYPVFQAGLRVCLGKELAITEMKAVGVAVVKAFDVDVVGENGRRGWAPTFVPGLTASISGGLPVRIKRASMQTAE